Proteins from a single region of Stutzerimonas stutzeri:
- a CDS encoding Z1 domain-containing protein: MSEDNKWSVVKIVQEMLADEQDKSAITPTLISQKIDMVLKIMPNKAEGLDRAAVTDELIRRFSIWVGDDSSLVDMAGHIPWLTSERKKEWRYWRRYREWQEKKLPWSAIEALDKTTDNILSMLEDPKREGSWDRRGMVVGHVQSGKTGNYTGLICKAADAGYKIIIVLAGLHNNLRSQTQMRLDEGFLGYETSPIEGEGNVAIGVGKIDPSPALRPQYVTNRTETGDFNTKFVKNLGVSPEQKPWLFVVKKNKTVLQRLLKWIHKHVAETTDPETGRPLVTHLPLLIVDDEADHASVDTGEKVVDDNGQPDLEHQPTAINSLIRQILHSFSRKAYIGYTATPFANIYIHEQGETTKEGPDLFPAAFITNLSAPSSYIGPSRVFGLASENGRLGALDLVRLVTDQCSEDGKSGWMPVSHKSSHTPSDNMPPSLIEAIQAFILACTIRQLRGQGAEHSSMLVHVTRFNLVQQHVHGQVRDYVMHLKQRLRRRIDHESVLSELRSLWSRDFLSTSDSVERQTSESPHRTITDWLEIEEALPDLLEQLDVRMINGTAKDALDYADSATGLKVIAIGGDKLARGLTLEGLCVSYFLRASKMYDTLMQMGRWFGYRPGYLDLCRLYTTEDLVEWFEHIADAAEELRAEFDFMMESGLTPRDYGLKVVSHPVLMVTSPLKMRTAKTLHLSFSGDIVETVSFFKNPTKLKQNLDAFNSFVASMGQGSSIPPQDRNGRQDSWSGARWTDVPVQPVVDFLRSYQTHPDSRKVRSDLLANFIEEMSRIGELTSWTVAVIGGGVAGPESVAGQSIKRMKRTNKSPESEDKYSIGRLLSPQDEALDIDEKAWNVALEWTQKEWRPDPTRSRSKELPVVPSGPCIRRIRGFGSDTVPPTPEKGLLLISILDPKQSEVEGVDTPVIAFAISFPSSHAGKSVPYVVTNLLWEQQYGGAE, translated from the coding sequence ATGTCCGAGGACAACAAATGGAGCGTGGTCAAAATCGTCCAGGAAATGCTTGCAGACGAACAGGACAAGTCAGCAATCACTCCGACACTGATTTCACAAAAGATCGACATGGTGCTGAAGATCATGCCGAACAAGGCAGAAGGGCTCGACCGCGCCGCTGTCACTGACGAACTCATTAGACGATTCAGCATCTGGGTAGGTGATGATTCGTCGCTTGTCGATATGGCCGGGCACATACCCTGGCTTACAAGCGAGAGAAAGAAGGAGTGGCGCTACTGGCGGCGATACAGAGAATGGCAGGAAAAGAAACTGCCTTGGAGCGCTATAGAAGCACTCGACAAGACAACCGACAACATCCTGTCGATGCTGGAAGATCCTAAACGCGAAGGCTCATGGGATCGGCGCGGAATGGTCGTTGGTCATGTGCAGTCAGGAAAGACTGGGAACTATACGGGCCTGATCTGCAAGGCAGCCGATGCTGGCTACAAGATAATCATCGTACTTGCAGGTCTTCACAACAACCTGCGCTCTCAAACGCAAATGCGACTGGATGAAGGGTTTCTTGGCTACGAGACCAGCCCTATCGAGGGTGAAGGCAACGTGGCAATCGGAGTGGGAAAGATTGACCCCTCACCGGCTCTACGCCCGCAGTACGTAACCAATAGGACAGAGACAGGCGACTTCAACACCAAGTTCGTAAAGAACCTTGGCGTATCGCCAGAACAGAAGCCGTGGCTTTTCGTCGTAAAGAAGAACAAGACAGTCCTACAGCGTCTTTTGAAGTGGATTCACAAACATGTGGCCGAAACGACAGACCCTGAGACTGGCCGTCCACTGGTAACGCATCTACCCCTCCTGATCGTTGACGATGAGGCGGATCATGCCTCAGTGGACACAGGAGAGAAAGTAGTCGACGACAACGGCCAGCCGGACCTTGAACACCAGCCAACGGCAATCAACAGCCTCATTCGCCAGATCCTGCACTCCTTTTCAAGAAAGGCCTATATCGGCTACACCGCGACGCCATTTGCGAACATCTACATCCATGAACAAGGGGAAACCACCAAGGAGGGGCCAGACCTTTTCCCGGCAGCGTTTATCACCAACCTATCAGCCCCATCCAGTTATATAGGTCCATCAAGAGTCTTCGGGCTGGCTAGCGAAAATGGACGACTCGGTGCACTCGATCTGGTTCGCCTAGTCACGGACCAATGCTCGGAAGATGGCAAGAGTGGCTGGATGCCCGTTAGCCACAAAAGCAGTCATACGCCATCGGACAACATGCCGCCATCGCTGATAGAGGCAATACAGGCATTCATCCTGGCATGCACAATTCGACAACTACGTGGCCAGGGCGCAGAGCACAGCTCCATGCTGGTGCACGTCACGCGCTTCAACCTCGTTCAGCAACACGTACACGGGCAGGTCCGGGATTACGTCATGCATCTGAAGCAGCGTCTAAGACGACGCATTGATCATGAGAGCGTTCTATCCGAACTGCGCAGTCTTTGGAGCCGTGACTTCCTGTCAACGAGCGACAGCGTTGAAAGACAAACATCGGAGTCACCACACCGCACCATTACAGATTGGCTTGAGATAGAAGAGGCTCTTCCGGATCTGCTTGAGCAGCTCGATGTCCGCATGATCAACGGCACGGCAAAGGATGCATTGGACTATGCCGACAGCGCCACAGGACTAAAGGTAATTGCCATCGGCGGAGACAAACTGGCACGAGGGCTCACGCTGGAAGGGCTGTGCGTCAGCTACTTTCTCCGAGCCTCAAAAATGTACGACACACTGATGCAGATGGGCCGCTGGTTTGGCTATCGACCGGGATATCTAGACTTGTGCCGCCTTTACACCACTGAGGATCTGGTCGAGTGGTTTGAACACATTGCCGACGCCGCCGAAGAGCTGAGAGCCGAATTCGACTTCATGATGGAAAGCGGCCTTACCCCACGCGACTATGGCCTCAAGGTCGTGTCCCACCCAGTATTGATGGTCACATCACCGCTAAAAATGCGGACGGCGAAAACTCTGCATCTATCTTTCAGCGGCGATATCGTCGAAACAGTCAGCTTCTTCAAAAATCCCACAAAGCTCAAACAAAACCTGGATGCGTTCAACTCCTTTGTCGCAAGCATGGGGCAAGGTTCCTCAATTCCCCCGCAGGACAGAAATGGTCGGCAGGATTCCTGGAGTGGTGCGCGCTGGACCGATGTGCCAGTGCAGCCAGTAGTCGACTTTCTAAGGTCGTACCAAACGCACCCTGACTCCCGAAAGGTAAGAAGCGATTTACTCGCGAACTTCATAGAAGAAATGAGCCGTATAGGCGAGCTCACCTCTTGGACGGTTGCTGTGATTGGTGGTGGCGTTGCCGGACCGGAAAGCGTTGCAGGCCAATCAATCAAGCGCATGAAGCGAACAAACAAATCTCCTGAATCTGAAGACAAGTACTCCATTGGCCGCTTGCTCTCACCTCAAGACGAAGCATTAGATATTGATGAGAAGGCATGGAATGTCGCACTTGAGTGGACACAGAAAGAATGGAGACCAGACCCGACACGCTCAAGAAGCAAAGAATTACCCGTGGTTCCCAGCGGCCCCTGCATTAGACGTATCCGTGGTTTTGGGAGCGACACCGTACCCCCCACTCCCGAAAAAGGGCTGCTGCTGATATCTATTCTCGACCCGAAACAATCAGAGGTTGAGGGCGTTGACACGCCTGTCATTGCCTTTGCTATCAGCTTTCCTTCGAGTCATGCAGGGAAATCAGTGCCCTATGTCGTCACAAACCTTCTATGGGAGCAGCAATATGGCGGCGCTGAGTAG
- a CDS encoding PD-(D/E)XK motif protein — protein MSSQTFYGSSNMAALSSSEILGTWRALPGNASTPGWRSIDLFQSGTCRVKAARHAPGNEEAILIGFSTAKLAPTPQLPQGQGFRMERAALGEAAGEYQWLAVVRQSAGNLELFATVVTDICGLIDSSDSCPEELLYQRLLGRVRGWQEFMRRGREGLSVEAELGLVGEICLLRYLLDEGVPLFSAVDGWKGPLDGLHDFQLGAGAIEVKSTMATEGFPVRIASLDQLDDSQCPPLFLAALRFGSNESGMTLPEYVSSTRQLLEPDPAATRLFEQALLHIGYLDMQAEVYTRRFSPSEIRIHLVDSDFPRLTPFNIPTPIRRAQYELDLALLQVDNCPLSDVLEKLGVV, from the coding sequence ATGTCGTCACAAACCTTCTATGGGAGCAGCAATATGGCGGCGCTGAGTAGCAGCGAAATTCTGGGTACCTGGAGAGCACTTCCCGGTAACGCATCAACCCCAGGCTGGAGATCCATAGATCTCTTTCAGTCAGGAACCTGTCGAGTAAAAGCTGCAAGACATGCTCCCGGAAATGAAGAGGCCATTCTGATTGGGTTTTCGACTGCCAAGCTGGCTCCGACGCCACAACTCCCTCAAGGACAGGGGTTTCGCATGGAAAGAGCTGCTCTTGGTGAGGCTGCCGGCGAATATCAGTGGCTTGCAGTCGTTCGCCAATCTGCGGGCAACCTTGAGCTGTTTGCCACTGTGGTGACGGATATCTGCGGGCTTATTGACTCATCCGATAGCTGCCCTGAAGAGCTGCTGTATCAGCGGCTGCTCGGGAGGGTGCGTGGATGGCAGGAGTTCATGCGAAGGGGTCGTGAAGGACTTAGCGTCGAGGCTGAACTGGGGCTCGTAGGTGAGATATGTCTGCTGCGCTACCTTCTTGATGAAGGAGTCCCCCTTTTCTCTGCAGTCGATGGGTGGAAAGGACCGCTCGACGGCCTGCATGACTTCCAACTGGGGGCAGGAGCAATAGAGGTCAAATCAACAATGGCCACGGAAGGTTTTCCAGTAAGGATTGCCTCGTTGGACCAGTTGGACGACTCCCAGTGCCCACCACTCTTCCTCGCAGCACTTCGCTTTGGGTCGAACGAGTCGGGAATGACGCTTCCCGAGTACGTGTCTAGTACTCGCCAACTTCTGGAACCAGACCCTGCAGCGACAAGACTTTTCGAGCAGGCACTGCTTCATATCGGCTATCTGGACATGCAGGCAGAAGTCTACACACGTCGCTTTTCGCCAAGCGAGATCAGGATTCATTTAGTGGATTCGGACTTCCCTAGGCTGACACCTTTCAACATCCCTACACCTATTCGCCGAGCGCAGTATGAGCTCGATCTGGCATTGCTTCAGGTCGATAACTGCCCTCTTTCGGATGTGCTTGAGAAACTTGGAGTCGTTTGA
- a CDS encoding AIPR family protein, which yields MELVDFLRETQASIREEIEKDVAPGAAPVPAEAVFTEQVMAHMADEGITFEPTVCHYEAKVGGSIGGKSAAYKVRISGYSVSETTDENGNPDRLDLFVSLYKALDEIESLPDQEVGKAAKEGLQFLRFCATGQLAGKLDETNDAYALVTEVERIFKTLDSIRIFIITDALVKTRTYAPHDVEGKQVRLEVMDIQRLFNHWQQGRPRDELVVNFQDLCGTALPSVWVPGSGDDEYDYALTAIPGEALRYLYEKYGPRILEANVRSFLGVNSKGVNKGIRDSLRNNPDRFMAYNNGIVVVADAAKLDRATDGSTGILWLQGMQIVNGGQTTASIYFAKKKNPEIDLSNVRVPAKIIVLRNGQGNDEELISNISRYANSQNVVKQSDLSANKPFHRELEKLSMRTYCPDGVGRWFYERSAGSYKVMLEKEATTPVQKKKLQAAIPTFRKITKPDLAKFLLTWDQKPHVVSLGSQKNFQAFMDELGERESAGEDVIPDQNQFKEMIAKAILFKSAQKIVRPLFPAFQGNITVYTISVLALKMARSFDFHRIWQEQAISPQLQRQIATWAHEVNEALHRGASGRMISEWAKKQECWWQVRDTSYSAAEMDIPECSSIATSK from the coding sequence ATGGAACTTGTGGACTTTCTGCGAGAAACGCAGGCATCAATCAGAGAAGAAATCGAGAAAGATGTGGCTCCAGGTGCAGCGCCGGTTCCCGCCGAAGCTGTATTCACCGAACAGGTCATGGCCCATATGGCAGATGAGGGCATCACCTTCGAGCCAACCGTATGCCACTACGAGGCCAAAGTCGGTGGCAGCATCGGCGGAAAAAGCGCGGCCTATAAGGTCAGAATCAGTGGTTACTCGGTGTCCGAAACCACAGACGAAAATGGAAACCCTGACAGGCTCGATCTGTTTGTCAGTCTCTACAAGGCACTGGACGAGATCGAATCCCTCCCGGACCAAGAAGTAGGCAAGGCAGCAAAGGAAGGTCTGCAGTTCCTCAGATTCTGCGCTACCGGGCAGCTCGCTGGAAAGCTCGATGAAACCAACGATGCCTACGCGCTGGTAACGGAAGTCGAACGTATCTTCAAGACACTCGACAGCATAAGGATTTTCATAATTACTGACGCGCTGGTCAAAACAAGGACCTACGCCCCTCATGATGTCGAAGGTAAGCAGGTCCGACTTGAAGTCATGGACATTCAGCGGCTTTTTAACCACTGGCAGCAAGGCCGACCACGCGATGAACTAGTAGTCAATTTTCAGGACCTCTGCGGGACAGCGCTACCAAGCGTATGGGTTCCGGGCTCAGGTGACGACGAGTATGACTACGCACTGACAGCAATTCCGGGGGAGGCACTACGCTATCTCTACGAAAAATACGGCCCGCGTATTCTTGAAGCAAACGTGCGCTCATTCCTTGGGGTAAACAGCAAAGGGGTGAACAAGGGGATTCGCGACAGCCTGCGGAATAATCCTGACCGTTTCATGGCATACAACAATGGCATCGTTGTGGTGGCCGATGCCGCCAAACTGGACCGAGCAACAGATGGATCAACAGGCATCCTGTGGCTGCAGGGCATGCAAATAGTTAACGGTGGGCAGACGACTGCCTCCATCTACTTCGCCAAGAAGAAAAACCCCGAGATAGATCTAAGTAACGTACGAGTCCCTGCCAAGATAATCGTCCTGCGAAATGGACAAGGCAATGACGAAGAGCTGATCTCGAATATTTCTCGGTATGCCAACAGCCAGAACGTGGTCAAACAATCAGACCTTTCCGCAAACAAGCCATTCCATCGTGAGCTGGAGAAACTGTCCATGCGCACATATTGCCCAGATGGTGTTGGCCGCTGGTTCTATGAGCGATCAGCAGGAAGCTACAAGGTGATGTTGGAAAAGGAAGCGACAACACCAGTTCAAAAGAAAAAACTGCAGGCAGCCATACCGACATTCCGCAAGATAACTAAGCCGGATCTGGCTAAATTCCTGCTCACTTGGGATCAAAAACCCCATGTGGTCAGCTTGGGTAGCCAGAAGAACTTTCAGGCATTCATGGATGAACTAGGCGAACGAGAAAGCGCTGGGGAGGATGTGATTCCGGATCAGAATCAGTTCAAGGAAATGATTGCAAAGGCAATCCTCTTCAAGTCTGCCCAGAAAATTGTCAGACCATTGTTTCCCGCATTCCAGGGAAATATCACGGTCTACACAATCTCTGTGCTCGCGCTCAAAATGGCCCGCAGCTTCGATTTCCATCGAATCTGGCAGGAACAAGCCATATCACCTCAGCTACAAAGACAGATAGCAACTTGGGCCCATGAAGTGAATGAAGCACTTCATCGCGGAGCCAGCGGAAGAATGATTTCTGAATGGGCGAAGAAACAAGAGTGTTGGTGGCAGGTGAGGGATACCAGCTACTCCGCAGCTGAGATGGACATCCCGGAGTGCAGCTCTATCGCTACGTCAAAGTAG
- a CDS encoding IS5-like element ISPst7 family transposase translates to MKQMTFADAEYAGKRKQTRKELFLIEMDRVVPWKGLIALIEPHYPKGEGGRPAYPLMAMLRVHLMQNWFGYSDPAMEEALYETTILRQFAGLCLERIPDETTILNFRRLLEKHELAAGILAVINGYLGDRGLSLRQGTIVDATLINAPSSTKNKDGKRDPEMHQTKKGNQYYFGMKAHIGVDDESGLVHSVVGTAANVADVTQVDKLLHGEENVVCADAGYTGVEKRAEHDGREVIWQVAARRSTYKKPGKSSALYKARRKIEKAKAQVRAKVEHPFRVIKRQFGYVKTRFRGLAKNTAQLVTLFALSNLWMARRHLLTNAGEVRL, encoded by the coding sequence ATGAAGCAGATGACCTTCGCCGATGCCGAGTACGCCGGCAAGCGCAAGCAGACCCGCAAAGAGCTGTTCCTGATCGAGATGGATCGGGTGGTGCCGTGGAAGGGGTTGATTGCCCTGATCGAGCCGCATTACCCCAAGGGTGAAGGTGGCCGTCCGGCGTACCCGTTGATGGCAATGCTGCGGGTTCATCTAATGCAAAACTGGTTCGGTTATAGCGATCCAGCGATGGAGGAGGCACTGTACGAGACCACCATCCTGCGGCAGTTCGCGGGGCTGTGCCTGGAGCGTATCCCCGACGAAACCACCATCCTCAACTTCCGTCGCCTGCTGGAGAAACACGAACTGGCTGCTGGCATCCTGGCCGTGATCAATGGCTACCTGGGTGACCGTGGCCTGTCGCTGCGCCAAGGCACCATCGTCGATGCCACGCTGATCAATGCGCCGAGTTCGACCAAGAACAAAGACGGCAAGCGCGACCCAGAGATGCACCAGACCAAGAAGGGCAACCAGTATTACTTTGGCATGAAGGCCCACATCGGCGTCGATGACGAATCAGGCCTGGTGCATAGCGTTGTAGGTACGGCGGCCAACGTGGCGGACGTCACCCAGGTCGACAAGTTGCTGCATGGCGAGGAAAACGTTGTCTGCGCCGATGCGGGTTATACCGGCGTCGAGAAGCGTGCCGAGCATGATGGCCGCGAAGTGATTTGGCAGGTGGCAGCACGGCGCAGCACTTACAAAAAGCCGGGCAAGAGCAGCGCGCTGTACAAAGCCAGACGCAAGATCGAGAAAGCCAAGGCTCAGGTACGGGCCAAGGTTGAGCACCCGTTTCGGGTGATCAAGCGGCAGTTCGGTTATGTGAAGACGCGCTTCCGTGGCTTGGCCAAGAATACTGCGCAACTGGTGACGCTGTTCGCGCTGTCGAACCTGTGGATGGCACGCCGACATTTGCTGACCAATGCAGGAGAGGTGCGCCTGTAA
- a CDS encoding PD-(D/E)XK nuclease family protein, with protein MDLEKLRALLAKAERFYQPEREPSIFALGGRGYYENPTTDLLAFFLNPAQVHGLEECFLRALLNCLPNTSTLTPSLRAAPQREVVTHNSNRIDLVLPGDGWDLLLENKIFHGQVNPFADYEAFAQRELNDGERSLVYAVLSPSGKSVRAAWHGLSYAQFIEAARQQLAQRMLTHPVDKWQVFARDFLLHLENITVEKAMDAKAVNFVIEHLHEINKLTRLKDQVIDALDAKVLEKLDAEVPGYARYTRRHNWENGPALRYASKNWKTKSDVVLYLSGASNTMRPSVRVYLFDVDAELQELGRQLYMDNETKVWRENNDSILCFSWVLNHFDEQEVLGLIVEKMKLLMTFENEIRAQVGQHTEA; from the coding sequence ATGGATTTGGAAAAACTGCGCGCACTGCTGGCGAAGGCCGAGCGCTTTTATCAGCCTGAGCGCGAGCCGAGTATTTTTGCTTTGGGTGGGCGCGGCTACTACGAAAACCCCACCACTGATTTGCTAGCGTTCTTCCTCAATCCGGCGCAGGTGCATGGGTTAGAAGAGTGCTTCCTCCGTGCGCTGCTGAATTGCCTGCCCAACACCTCAACGCTGACGCCTAGTTTGCGAGCGGCGCCCCAGCGCGAGGTGGTCACCCATAACAGCAATCGAATCGACCTGGTGCTCCCCGGTGATGGATGGGATCTGCTCTTGGAAAACAAGATTTTCCACGGACAAGTTAACCCCTTTGCCGACTATGAAGCCTTCGCTCAGCGCGAACTAAACGACGGTGAGCGCTCGCTGGTTTATGCCGTGCTCTCCCCATCAGGCAAAAGCGTGCGGGCTGCATGGCATGGCCTGAGTTATGCGCAATTTATTGAAGCTGCACGTCAGCAACTGGCTCAGCGCATGCTGACTCATCCTGTAGATAAGTGGCAGGTGTTTGCCCGCGACTTCCTGCTGCATCTGGAAAACATCACTGTGGAGAAGGCCATGGACGCCAAAGCCGTCAACTTCGTTATCGAGCACTTGCATGAAATCAACAAGCTGACGCGCCTCAAGGACCAGGTCATCGATGCCCTTGACGCTAAGGTGCTCGAAAAACTCGATGCCGAGGTGCCCGGTTATGCGCGTTATACCCGGCGGCACAATTGGGAGAATGGTCCGGCACTACGTTATGCCTCGAAGAATTGGAAAACAAAATCTGATGTTGTGCTCTATCTGAGTGGTGCCAGTAACACCATGAGGCCATCGGTACGGGTGTATCTGTTTGATGTCGACGCTGAACTTCAGGAGCTGGGCCGGCAGCTGTATATGGATAATGAAACCAAGGTGTGGCGTGAGAATAATGACAGCATCCTATGCTTTAGCTGGGTACTGAACCACTTTGATGAGCAGGAAGTGCTTGGCCTGATCGTTGAGAAAATGAAGCTGCTGATGACTTTCGAAAACGAAATACGTGCGCAGGTTGGTCAGCATACTGAGGCTTGA